The following proteins are encoded in a genomic region of Micromonospora olivasterospora:
- a CDS encoding carbohydrate ABC transporter permease, whose amino-acid sequence MSTVTHPSEGSTRTDRRTPPGGRTARPGAGRNLGGRVFAGFSHLFLVVWAVMVIYPLLWVVMSAFKSDSEVIREPLSLIPDRLHWDNFSRAWGAGHLGAFFLNTVLVLAGSVFLTMLLGSMAAYVLARYEFRGNRLIYYMFLSGLTLPIYLAAVPLFKGVYNMGIVLPLLGPNRHFMLILVYVAWSLSFTIFFMHSFFQTLPDSIAEAALVDGASHTRLFFSVMLPMARPGLISIGIFNVLGQWNQWYLPTLLMQSVAGEPKNQVIAQGLIELSVNQGYRSDWSGLFAGVTMAMLPVLIVYIVFQRQVQSGLTAGVSK is encoded by the coding sequence ATGAGCACGGTGACCCATCCGTCCGAGGGATCGACCCGCACCGACCGGAGGACTCCGCCCGGAGGGCGTACGGCGCGGCCCGGTGCCGGCCGCAACCTTGGCGGGCGCGTCTTCGCCGGCTTCTCCCACCTGTTCCTGGTGGTGTGGGCCGTGATGGTGATCTACCCGCTGCTGTGGGTGGTGATGTCGGCGTTCAAGTCCGACTCGGAGGTCATCCGGGAGCCGCTGTCGCTGATCCCGGACCGGCTGCACTGGGACAACTTCTCCCGGGCCTGGGGAGCGGGCCACCTCGGCGCGTTCTTCCTGAACACGGTGCTGGTCCTGGCCGGCAGCGTCTTCCTGACGATGCTGCTCGGCTCGATGGCCGCGTACGTGCTCGCCCGGTACGAGTTCCGCGGCAACCGGCTGATCTACTACATGTTCCTGTCCGGCCTGACGCTGCCCATCTACCTCGCCGCGGTGCCGCTGTTCAAGGGCGTCTACAACATGGGCATCGTCCTGCCGTTGCTGGGCCCGAACCGGCACTTCATGCTGATCCTGGTGTACGTGGCCTGGTCGCTGTCGTTCACGATCTTCTTCATGCACTCGTTCTTCCAGACGCTGCCCGACTCGATCGCCGAGGCCGCGCTGGTGGATGGCGCCTCGCACACCCGGCTGTTCTTCAGCGTCATGCTGCCGATGGCCAGGCCCGGCCTGATCAGCATCGGCATCTTCAACGTGCTCGGTCAGTGGAACCAGTGGTACCTGCCGACGCTGCTGATGCAGTCGGTGGCGGGGGAGCCGAAGAACCAGGTGATCGCCCAGGGGCTGATCGAGCTGTCGGTCAACCAGGGCTACCGGTCCGACTGGAGCGGCCTGTTCGCCGGCGTGACGATGGCGATGCTGCCGGTCCTGATCGTGTACATCGTGTTCCAGCGGCAGGTCCAGTCCGGCCTGACGGCCGGCGTCAGCAAATAG
- a CDS encoding carbohydrate ABC transporter permease translates to MRHGVARFVTGFLALPVALYLFYVVWPFAQAAGYSLTDWGGYSDRQEFVGLDNYVRLLSDELIRKAFWHNVFFLVTVPLFTIALALFLAFLLNVGGREDRAGVRGVFGSGLYKVIFFFPQVLSLVVVAVMWQQIYRSDSQGLINGVLMKIGLVDPDNPIAFTADPEPFLGVPAVLWWLLLIAVWSGAGFYMVLFSAAMQSIPRDIYEAALLDGAGPFHTFFRITLPLLRDTVSVAWVYLGFIALDMYALVFVMTPSQGGPNHASEIFASVLNFTAFQKGQFGYACAMGVALAIFTILLAALQLRITRRERIEF, encoded by the coding sequence ATGCGGCACGGTGTCGCGCGGTTCGTCACGGGCTTCCTGGCCCTGCCCGTCGCGCTGTACCTCTTCTACGTGGTGTGGCCCTTCGCCCAGGCGGCCGGTTACTCGCTGACCGACTGGGGCGGCTACTCCGACAGGCAGGAGTTCGTGGGGCTGGACAACTACGTCCGGCTGCTCTCCGACGAGCTCATCAGGAAGGCGTTCTGGCACAACGTGTTCTTCCTGGTCACCGTGCCGCTGTTCACGATCGCGCTGGCCCTGTTCCTCGCGTTCCTGCTCAACGTGGGCGGACGCGAGGACAGGGCCGGCGTCCGGGGCGTGTTCGGCTCCGGCCTCTACAAGGTCATCTTCTTCTTCCCGCAGGTACTGTCGCTCGTCGTCGTCGCCGTGATGTGGCAGCAGATCTACCGCTCCGACAGCCAGGGCCTGATCAACGGCGTACTGATGAAGATCGGCCTGGTCGACCCGGACAACCCGATCGCCTTCACCGCCGACCCCGAGCCCTTCCTCGGCGTGCCCGCGGTGCTCTGGTGGCTGCTGCTGATCGCGGTCTGGAGCGGCGCCGGCTTCTACATGGTGCTGTTCTCGGCCGCGATGCAGTCGATCCCGAGAGACATCTACGAGGCCGCCCTCCTCGACGGCGCCGGCCCCTTCCACACGTTCTTCCGCATCACGCTGCCGCTGCTGCGCGACACCGTCTCGGTGGCCTGGGTGTACCTCGGCTTCATCGCGCTGGACATGTACGCCCTGGTCTTCGTGATGACGCCCAGCCAGGGCGGCCCCAACCACGCCAGCGAGATCTTCGCGTCCGTGCTGAACTTCACGGCGTTCCAGAAGGGCCAGTTCGGCTACGCGTGCGCGATGGGCGTGGCGCTGGCGATCTTCACCATCCTGCTGGCCGCGTTGCAGCTGCGGATCACCCGCCGTGAGCGGATCGAGTTCTGA
- the ngcE gene encoding N-acetylglucosamine/diacetylchitobiose ABC transporter substrate-binding protein has translation MSVTPENAADLSRRSLLRRAAAAGLLVTPAAGLLSACAGSEPSKSDEAGGTKSKDNPFGIKDGSAVKVVIFNGGLGDQWAKEDKAVFNAKHPNVTVNMSSTQKIKTEEQPKMATQPSDLIMNSGADIMDISTLVNEGAIEPLDDLLTAPAWDGEGTVADTLLPGTVADGTFQGKFFVVNVAFTVWGNWYNGALFAKEGWEPPKTFDEFFALAPKIKAKGIAPYVHDAVHGYYPRWALMATIWKSAGKQAVVDIDNLKENAWKADGILPALQAWEKLVKDKLLLPGNLNHTQSQQAWLDGRAAFIQVGTWLKNEMAATIPPGFEMKLSDYWGLGATDKAPKDVFAGAGEGLVVPSKAPNKAAAKELIRAILSKSGSAKFAELTKSLASTKGSGDGVQDSALATANELMKNAPKDLIKTKFWDFYADLDKESQNLSEELMAGRLTAQGFVDKMQAAADKIAKDPSVKKQTRDA, from the coding sequence ATGTCCGTTACCCCCGAGAACGCGGCCGACCTCAGCCGCCGGAGCCTGCTGCGCCGCGCCGCCGCCGCGGGCCTGCTCGTCACCCCGGCCGCCGGCCTGCTCAGCGCCTGCGCGGGCAGCGAGCCCAGCAAGTCCGACGAGGCCGGTGGCACCAAGAGCAAGGACAACCCGTTCGGCATCAAGGACGGCAGCGCCGTCAAGGTGGTGATCTTCAACGGCGGCCTCGGCGACCAGTGGGCCAAGGAGGACAAGGCCGTCTTCAACGCCAAGCACCCGAACGTCACCGTCAACATGAGCTCGACGCAGAAGATCAAGACCGAAGAGCAGCCCAAGATGGCGACGCAGCCGAGTGACCTCATCATGAACTCGGGCGCCGACATCATGGACATCAGCACCCTGGTCAACGAGGGCGCCATCGAGCCGCTGGACGACCTGCTGACCGCCCCGGCCTGGGACGGTGAGGGCACGGTCGCCGACACCCTGCTGCCCGGCACCGTGGCCGACGGCACGTTCCAGGGCAAGTTCTTCGTGGTCAACGTCGCCTTCACGGTGTGGGGCAACTGGTACAACGGCGCCCTGTTCGCCAAGGAGGGCTGGGAGCCGCCGAAGACGTTCGACGAGTTCTTCGCCCTCGCGCCGAAGATCAAGGCCAAGGGCATCGCGCCGTACGTGCACGACGCGGTGCACGGCTACTACCCGCGCTGGGCGCTGATGGCGACGATCTGGAAGTCCGCCGGCAAGCAGGCGGTCGTCGACATCGACAACCTGAAGGAGAACGCCTGGAAGGCGGACGGGATCCTGCCCGCGCTGCAGGCGTGGGAGAAGCTGGTCAAGGACAAGCTGCTGCTGCCGGGCAACCTCAACCACACCCAGTCCCAGCAGGCCTGGCTCGACGGCAGGGCGGCGTTCATCCAGGTCGGCACCTGGCTGAAGAACGAGATGGCGGCGACCATCCCGCCGGGCTTCGAGATGAAGCTGTCGGACTACTGGGGCCTGGGCGCCACCGACAAGGCGCCCAAGGACGTCTTCGCCGGCGCCGGCGAGGGCCTGGTGGTGCCGAGCAAGGCCCCGAACAAGGCGGCGGCCAAGGAGCTCATCCGGGCCATCCTCTCCAAGTCCGGCTCCGCGAAGTTCGCCGAGCTGACCAAGTCGCTCGCCTCCACCAAGGGCTCCGGCGACGGCGTGCAGGACTCGGCCCTGGCCACCGCCAACGAGCTGATGAAGAACGCCCCCAAGGACCTGATCAAGACCAAGTTCTGGGACTTCTACGCCGACCTGGACAAGGAGAGCCAGAACCTCTCCGAGGAGCTGATGGCCGGCCGGCTCACCGCGCAGGGGTTCGTCGACAAGATGCAGGCGGCCGCCGACAAGATCGCCAAGGACCCGTCGGTCAAGAAGCAGACCCGGGACGCCTGA
- a CDS encoding MurR/RpiR family transcriptional regulator: protein MVDHEVDTAAGTAVVDAEAVDRRGALPTEGVLARVRAGAADLTGALRRVAEHVLSDPAGAARATIVELAERSGTSPATVTRFCRAMGFEGYADLRLGIAAETGRVRAAGWTVDIGREIQPGDPLERVLGQLMAADTRAMHDTAALLDLAEVERVAVAIAGASRVNIFGTSGSALVGEEMQFSLHRIGVAAWAWSDVHEGLASAALLGPGDVALGISHTGQTRETIEMLAEAGSHGATTVALTGFPRSPLAELADVVLVTASQATTFRPDALSARHPQLVVLDLLYIAVAQRTHDRAHAAFRRTARAVDGHKAAKGAST, encoded by the coding sequence ATGGTTGACCACGAGGTCGACACCGCGGCGGGGACCGCGGTGGTCGACGCCGAGGCGGTCGACCGGCGGGGCGCGCTGCCGACCGAGGGCGTGCTCGCCAGGGTCCGGGCCGGCGCGGCGGACCTGACCGGTGCGCTGCGCCGGGTCGCCGAGCACGTGCTCAGCGACCCGGCGGGCGCCGCGCGGGCGACCATCGTGGAGCTGGCCGAGCGCAGCGGCACCTCGCCGGCCACCGTCACCCGGTTCTGCCGGGCGATGGGCTTCGAGGGGTACGCCGACCTGCGGCTCGGCATCGCCGCCGAGACCGGCCGGGTCCGCGCCGCCGGCTGGACCGTCGACATCGGGCGCGAGATCCAGCCGGGTGACCCCCTGGAACGGGTACTCGGCCAGCTCATGGCCGCCGACACCCGGGCCATGCACGACACCGCCGCGCTGCTCGACCTCGCCGAGGTGGAGCGGGTCGCGGTGGCCATCGCCGGCGCCAGCCGGGTCAACATCTTCGGCACCTCCGGTTCCGCGCTGGTCGGCGAGGAGATGCAGTTCAGCCTGCACCGCATCGGGGTGGCCGCCTGGGCGTGGAGCGACGTGCACGAGGGGCTGGCCAGCGCCGCCCTGCTGGGCCCCGGCGACGTGGCGCTGGGCATCTCGCACACCGGACAGACCCGGGAGACCATCGAGATGCTCGCCGAGGCCGGCAGCCACGGCGCGACCACGGTGGCGCTCACCGGCTTCCCCCGCTCGCCGCTGGCCGAGCTGGCCGACGTCGTGCTGGTCACCGCCAGCCAGGCGACCACCTTCCGGCCCGACGCCCTGTCGGCCCGGCACCCGCAACTCGTCGTGCTCGACCTGCTCTACATCGCCGTCGCCCAGCGCACCCACGACCGCGCCCACGCGGCCTTCCGGCGCACCGCCCGGGCCGTCGACGGGCACAAGGCCGCGAAGGGAGCGAGCACATGA
- a CDS encoding N-acetylglucosamine kinase translates to MSDTVVVGLDVGGTSTRAAALTLTGQRLGTGRAGGGNPTSHGAERAAAEIGAALRGAVADVDPARVRAGAIGLAGAGRLHADPDGRAAFDRAWRDAGLRCPYAVHGDALVAYASGTASPDGTVLIAGTGAIAAQVRDLRLDRAADGHGWLLGDAGSGFWLGREAVRRLLADLDQGRQPGALGTRLLTELLGSDRVAARPRDTVDALVQAVTCRAPVELARLAPLVVAAAVDAEPVAVGLIGAAAGHLADSAARIRPADAVEPVVVGGGLLTADTPLATAVCAELARRWPGAPLSTAGDGAAAAAWLAARDLPEVTDPAALHALLVPPAA, encoded by the coding sequence ATGTCCGACACCGTCGTGGTCGGTCTCGACGTCGGGGGTACGTCCACCCGGGCGGCCGCCCTGACCCTGACCGGGCAACGCCTCGGCACCGGCCGGGCCGGCGGGGGCAACCCCACCAGCCACGGCGCCGAGCGGGCCGCCGCGGAGATCGGGGCCGCCCTGCGCGGCGCCGTGGCCGACGTGGATCCGGCCCGGGTACGCGCCGGCGCCATCGGGCTGGCCGGCGCCGGCCGGCTGCACGCCGACCCCGACGGGCGGGCCGCGTTCGACCGGGCCTGGCGCGACGCCGGCCTGCGCTGCCCGTACGCGGTGCACGGCGACGCCCTCGTCGCGTACGCCTCTGGCACCGCGAGCCCGGACGGCACGGTGCTGATCGCGGGCACCGGCGCGATCGCCGCCCAGGTTCGCGACCTGCGGCTGGACCGCGCCGCGGACGGGCACGGCTGGCTGCTCGGCGACGCCGGCTCGGGGTTCTGGCTGGGCCGCGAGGCGGTCCGCCGGCTCCTGGCCGACCTGGACCAGGGGCGTCAACCGGGTGCCCTGGGAACCCGACTGCTCACGGAGCTGCTCGGCTCCGACCGGGTGGCCGCCCGGCCCCGGGACACGGTGGACGCGCTGGTCCAGGCCGTCACCTGCCGCGCGCCCGTCGAGCTGGCCCGGCTCGCGCCGCTGGTGGTGGCCGCCGCCGTCGACGCGGAGCCGGTCGCCGTCGGGCTGATCGGGGCGGCCGCCGGCCACCTCGCCGACAGCGCCGCGCGGATCCGGCCGGCCGACGCGGTCGAGCCGGTGGTCGTCGGCGGCGGCCTGCTCACGGCGGACACCCCGCTGGCCACCGCCGTGTGCGCGGAGCTGGCCCGGCGCTGGCCCGGCGCCCCGTTGAGCACCGCGGGCGACGGCGCCGCGGCGGCGGCCTGGCTCGCCGCCCGGGACCTGCCCGAGGTCACCGACCCGGCCGCCCTGCACGCGCTGCTGGTGCCGCCGGCCGCCTGA
- a CDS encoding ATP-binding protein — translation MRPEPRNRSEPDAAGTERELLAELNALRVRAGRARGKARLSLQDLASATGVPRSSLANYLAGRTVMPLDVLDRLLLALGVDPAEAGGWATRWERLAGQRLDSAAADRDPRVTAPRRPCPPAEPALPVPAQLPPVTSAFAGRRRALAALDELLSEVEANPCAPMIAVVTGTSGVGKTTLATYWAHRVRAHFPDGQLYVNLRGFDPAKAPVPPAEAVRGFLDAFEVPRHRAPTGPDAQTNLFRSLLTGRRVLLVLDNARDADQVRPLLPGSSGCLVLVTSRSQLPGLIAVEGARCVPVGLLGAEESRALLAGRLGEHRVAAEPAAVDEIVERCAGLPLALAVVAARAATQPHFPLATISAELRESPRRLDPLAGTDPGIDVRAVLSWSYAHVGAPAARLFRLFGLAPGPDIGTAAVASLAGAAVPEVRPLLAELVGAHLVTEHRPGRFTCHDLLRAYARELADADPAPDRRAATRRVLDHYLHTAHAAEEPLKPPRGPIALADPAPGVTPEQIDDRAGALAWFAAEHRVLVAAVEHAADARYDAHAWQLAAACVSFFDLRGHWHTWTNTQQVALRAARRLGDRAAEAHVQRFLGGAATRLGRFLDARVHQSRALELFGELGDPVNQAFAHRGLGWIAERLGDHRTALDHDLRALKLFRRTGHRVGEAYTLNSVGWCHAQLGDHRQAIGHCERALALLDELGDLAGVAMTLDSLGYAHRLLGGHARAAELYRRAQELFVTLGDRHGEAEAGANLGDTLREAGDHEGAAAAWRHALAILDDVGDPKADRVRASLDELICAELDPERPGTGRS, via the coding sequence GTGCGTCCCGAGCCCCGCAACAGGTCCGAACCGGACGCCGCGGGGACGGAGCGCGAGCTGCTGGCGGAGCTGAACGCGCTGCGCGTCCGGGCTGGCCGGGCGCGCGGCAAGGCCCGGCTGTCGCTACAGGACCTGGCGAGCGCGACCGGCGTGCCGCGCAGCAGCCTCGCCAACTACCTGGCCGGCCGCACGGTCATGCCGCTCGACGTGCTCGACCGGCTGCTGCTGGCCCTCGGCGTGGACCCCGCGGAGGCAGGCGGCTGGGCGACGCGCTGGGAGCGGCTCGCCGGGCAACGACTCGACAGCGCGGCCGCCGACCGCGACCCGCGTGTCACCGCACCGCGGCGGCCCTGCCCGCCCGCCGAGCCGGCGCTGCCGGTGCCCGCCCAACTGCCACCCGTCACGAGTGCCTTCGCCGGTCGTCGCCGCGCCCTGGCGGCGCTCGACGAGCTGCTCTCCGAGGTGGAGGCGAACCCGTGCGCCCCCATGATCGCCGTGGTCACCGGGACCTCCGGCGTGGGCAAGACGACCCTGGCGACTTACTGGGCGCACCGGGTCCGCGCCCACTTCCCCGACGGGCAGCTCTACGTCAACCTGCGGGGCTTCGACCCGGCGAAGGCGCCCGTCCCGCCCGCGGAGGCGGTCCGCGGCTTCCTGGACGCCTTCGAGGTGCCCCGGCACCGGGCTCCGACCGGCCCGGACGCGCAGACCAACCTTTTCCGCAGCCTGCTGACGGGCCGGCGCGTGCTCCTGGTGCTGGACAACGCCCGCGACGCCGACCAGGTCCGTCCGCTGCTGCCCGGCTCGTCCGGCTGCCTGGTCCTGGTGACCAGCCGCAGCCAGCTCCCCGGCCTGATCGCCGTCGAGGGCGCGCGGTGCGTCCCGGTGGGGCTGCTGGGCGCCGAGGAGTCCCGCGCCCTGCTCGCCGGCCGGCTCGGCGAGCACCGGGTGGCCGCGGAGCCAGCGGCCGTCGACGAGATCGTCGAGCGGTGCGCCGGCCTGCCCCTGGCCCTCGCGGTCGTCGCCGCCCGCGCCGCGACCCAGCCACACTTCCCGCTGGCCACCATCAGCGCCGAGCTGCGGGAGTCCCCCCGCCGACTGGACCCGCTCGCCGGCACCGACCCCGGCATCGACGTACGGGCCGTCCTGTCCTGGTCGTACGCGCACGTCGGCGCCCCGGCCGCCCGGCTGTTCCGGCTGTTCGGGCTGGCCCCCGGCCCCGACATCGGCACGGCCGCCGTGGCCAGCCTCGCCGGTGCCGCGGTGCCCGAGGTCCGCCCGCTGCTGGCCGAACTCGTCGGCGCGCACCTGGTCACCGAGCACCGGCCCGGCCGCTTCACCTGCCACGACCTGCTGCGCGCGTACGCCCGGGAACTGGCCGACGCGGACCCGGCACCCGACCGGCGGGCGGCGACCCGCCGGGTGCTCGACCACTACCTGCACACCGCGCACGCCGCCGAGGAGCCCCTGAAGCCGCCCCGGGGGCCGATCGCGCTCGCCGACCCGGCGCCCGGGGTGACCCCCGAACAGATCGACGACCGGGCCGGCGCGCTGGCCTGGTTCGCCGCCGAGCACCGGGTGCTGGTCGCCGCCGTCGAACACGCCGCCGACGCCCGGTACGACGCGCACGCCTGGCAGCTCGCCGCCGCCTGCGTCAGCTTCTTCGACCTGCGGGGGCACTGGCACACCTGGACGAACACCCAGCAGGTCGCCCTGCGGGCCGCCCGCCGGCTCGGCGACCGGGCCGCCGAGGCCCACGTGCAGCGCTTCCTCGGCGGCGCCGCCACCCGGCTCGGCCGGTTCCTCGACGCCCGCGTCCACCAGTCGCGGGCGCTGGAGTTGTTCGGCGAGCTGGGTGACCCGGTCAACCAGGCGTTCGCGCACCGCGGCCTGGGTTGGATCGCCGAGCGGCTCGGCGACCACCGCACCGCGCTGGACCACGATTTGCGGGCCCTAAAGCTGTTCCGGCGCACCGGCCACCGCGTCGGCGAGGCGTACACCCTCAACTCGGTCGGCTGGTGCCACGCGCAGCTCGGCGACCACCGGCAGGCGATCGGACACTGCGAGCGGGCCCTGGCCCTGCTCGACGAGCTGGGTGACCTGGCCGGCGTCGCCATGACGCTGGACAGCCTCGGCTACGCCCACCGCCTGCTTGGCGGGCACGCCCGGGCCGCCGAGCTGTACCGGCGGGCGCAGGAGCTGTTCGTGACGCTCGGCGACCGGCACGGGGAGGCCGAGGCCGGCGCGAACCTCGGCGACACCCTGCGCGAGGCCGGCGACCACGAGGGCGCGGCCGCCGCGTGGCGGCACGCGCTGGCCATCCTCGACGACGTCGGCGACCCGAAGGCCGACCGGGTCCGGGCCAGCCTCGACGAGCTGATCTGCGCCGAGCTGGACCCGGAACGACCAGGGACCGGACGGAGCTGA
- a CDS encoding carbohydrate ABC transporter permease translates to MTTLDKPSGVAADRGRAAGADRAVRRDLGVVNALSHGFLLFWGALTVLPLLWMFLSSFKSNAEILADPWGLPGELRFDNWARAWTTAHIGRYFLNSAIVVTGSVALTMLMGATAAYVFARYEFRGRQLAYYLFVGGLMFPVFLALVPLFFVVRNAGLFGTWTGLVLVYAAYSLPFTVFFLTAFFRTLPTSVAEAALVDGCGHFRLFFRVMLPMARPGMISVAIFNFLSHWNQFLLPQVLLQGDDSKWMLAQGLAALSVSQGYAGDYAQLFAGLTIAVLPVLLVYVAFQRQVQSGLTAGQLK, encoded by the coding sequence GTGACCACCCTCGACAAGCCCTCCGGCGTCGCCGCCGACCGGGGCCGGGCCGCCGGTGCGGACCGGGCCGTCCGCCGCGACCTGGGCGTGGTGAACGCCCTCTCGCACGGCTTCCTGCTGTTCTGGGGCGCGCTGACCGTGCTGCCGCTGCTGTGGATGTTCCTCAGCTCGTTCAAGAGCAACGCGGAGATCCTGGCCGACCCGTGGGGGCTGCCCGGCGAGCTGCGGTTCGACAACTGGGCCCGGGCGTGGACCACGGCGCACATCGGCCGGTACTTCCTCAACAGCGCGATCGTCGTCACCGGCTCGGTCGCCCTCACCATGCTGATGGGCGCCACCGCCGCGTACGTCTTCGCCCGGTACGAGTTCCGGGGCCGGCAGCTCGCCTACTACCTGTTCGTCGGCGGCCTGATGTTCCCGGTCTTCCTGGCCCTGGTGCCGCTGTTCTTCGTCGTGCGCAACGCCGGGCTGTTCGGCACCTGGACGGGGTTGGTCCTGGTCTACGCCGCGTACTCGCTGCCGTTCACGGTCTTCTTCCTCACCGCGTTCTTCCGCACCCTGCCCACGTCGGTGGCGGAGGCGGCGCTGGTCGACGGCTGCGGCCACTTCCGGCTGTTCTTCCGGGTGATGCTGCCGATGGCCCGCCCGGGGATGATCAGCGTGGCGATCTTCAACTTCCTCAGCCACTGGAACCAGTTCCTGCTGCCGCAGGTGCTGTTGCAGGGCGACGACTCGAAGTGGATGCTGGCCCAGGGCCTGGCCGCGTTGTCGGTCAGCCAGGGCTACGCGGGCGACTACGCCCAGCTCTTCGCCGGCCTCACCATCGCCGTGCTGCCGGTGCTGCTGGTGTACGTGGCGTTCCAGCGCCAGGTCCAGTCCGGCCTGACCGCCGGTCAGCTCAAGTAG
- a CDS encoding carbohydrate ABC transporter permease gives MKHGKYPLIVTFLVPPLLLYVVFVVSPYLQAFQISTTDWLGYSAEANPVGLANFRAMWHDEYVWNALKNNAILLVVLPVLTIVFGLFFATMLSMGGRRGRAGVTGVRGSAFYRTVYFFPQVLSVVIIAALWKEVYQPNAGLLNGIMRAVGLPAPPWLGDPRFAFWCVLAVMVWANVGFYVVLFGAAMSAIPREIYEAVLLDGASRWATLRRITIPLLWDTVQVAWIYLAIAALDGFILVQLMTNGGPNFSSDVIGVRLYDTAFGSETKFGYASAIGVVMFFLTLSVAVLALRVGRRERIELS, from the coding sequence ATGAAACACGGCAAGTACCCGCTGATCGTCACCTTCCTGGTGCCGCCGCTGCTGCTGTACGTCGTCTTCGTCGTCTCGCCGTACCTGCAGGCGTTCCAGATCTCCACCACCGACTGGCTGGGCTACTCGGCGGAGGCCAACCCGGTGGGCCTGGCCAACTTCCGGGCCATGTGGCACGACGAGTACGTCTGGAACGCGTTGAAGAACAATGCGATCCTGCTCGTCGTGCTGCCGGTGCTGACCATCGTGTTCGGCCTGTTCTTCGCCACCATGCTCAGCATGGGCGGACGCCGGGGCCGGGCCGGGGTCACCGGGGTACGTGGCAGCGCGTTCTACCGCACCGTGTACTTCTTCCCGCAGGTGCTCTCGGTGGTGATCATCGCGGCGCTGTGGAAGGAGGTCTACCAGCCCAACGCCGGCCTGCTCAACGGCATCATGCGCGCGGTCGGGCTGCCCGCCCCGCCCTGGCTCGGGGACCCGCGCTTCGCGTTCTGGTGCGTGCTGGCGGTGATGGTCTGGGCCAACGTCGGGTTCTACGTGGTGCTCTTCGGCGCCGCCATGTCGGCGATCCCCCGGGAGATCTACGAGGCGGTGCTGCTCGACGGCGCGTCCCGCTGGGCGACACTGCGCCGGATCACCATTCCGCTGCTCTGGGACACCGTGCAGGTCGCCTGGATCTACCTGGCCATCGCCGCGCTGGACGGGTTCATCCTGGTCCAGCTGATGACCAACGGCGGCCCCAACTTCTCCTCCGACGTCATCGGCGTGCGCCTGTACGACACCGCGTTCGGCAGCGAGACCAAGTTCGGCTACGCGTCGGCGATCGGCGTGGTGATGTTCTTCCTGACCCTGTCGGTGGCCGTGCTGGCGCTGCGGGTCGGCCGACGGGAACGGATCGAACTGTCGTGA